The following DNA comes from Fundidesulfovibrio putealis DSM 16056.
GCCTGCGCTGCTGGCCGTCATGCGCGGCTTATCCGCCGTGGCCGTCGGCGGGCGCTGCGGGCCGCGACCGTTCCAGCGGCTTGAGGGGCTTGGCCGGATTGCCTCCGCAGGCCGTCCAGGCGGGCATGTCCTTGGTCACGACGCTGCCCGGCGCGATGATCGCGCCCTCGCCGATGGTCACGCCCTTGAGGATGATGGCGTTGAACCCGATCCAGACCTTGGAGCCGATGACCACGGGCTTCATGGTGACCTTGGACCAGTCCTGCGACTGGCCGATGGCCCGGCCGCCGGAGGCGATGTAGTCCTCGAAGCACAGGCGGACGTCGTCCTTGCGCTCCTCCCAGTAGAGCGAGTGGTGGTCGGAATCGATGATATTGATGTTCCAGGACATCAGGACGTCGTCGCCGACGATGATTTCCCTGGCGCAGTCGAAGTTGACGTTCCCCAACTGGCAGCGCGCGCCAACCGTTATCCTGGCCCTGGGCTGAATGAAATTGAAGACCGAATAGATGTGCGACTGTTCGCCGATGGTGATATTGACGAAGTCCGGCTCTGGTTCCTCAAGATAATTGATGTTCGAATGCGACGTGACGAGGCTGGTATCATGCACGCGGGCGTGCTGCTTGTACTTTCGCCAATTGTTGTGGTCAGGCGCTCCAAAAACGAACATTCACCCCTCCTTGCTTCACGGGCGCGCAGGCCTCGCGCCCCTGTGAGCGCTCCTACCATGCAAAGATCATTCTTTTTTCGGATAATGCCAAAACGAAAGCGTGTAAAGAATCAAACCCGCGCACATGCGCGCCAGGCCCAACGCTGGACATCGCCACCAGGCCCCGCTAAAATCAAAAAAAGCCGCCAATCCCCTTGAAGAGCACGCCATTTTCCTGACAGAATAACCAGCGGCCCGGACACCTCCGGCACCCCCCGCCTGGGCGCGCGTATCCGGGACGCCTCTGTTTGCACGATAAATGCATGTCGCGTGCGCCCGGATATCGCCAGAACTGGCCCAGTCCTGGCCCAATTCTGGCCAACTCTCTGGAGGATGCGGCGTTTTCAGGGCGCGGCAAGCTGACGGACAGGCCTGAAAGCCTAAGCGACGCGCCGGAAAACGCGATTGACCGAGTCGGCTTCGGCGCGACCTGGAGCCTTAAGCGGCCCCACGTCCCGACCGATAGGCCTGAGAGCGCACGAGGCGGCCTCCGCCACGAAAAAGACCGGCCTGGAGCCGGAGGAAGTGTCCCATGAGGATAATGGTGCTTGGCGCCAGCGGCATGCTGGGCCACCAGCTGGTCCGCCAACTCTGCGCCCGCCACAGGGTGCTGGGCGTCCTGCGCCGGGAGCTTGGCTCTTACGCGGCCCACGGGCTCTTCACCCCGGACAACGCGGCTGGCGGCGTGGACATCCGACGCCCCGAGACGCTTGTCCCGGTGATGGACTCGTTCGGGCCGGAGGTGGTGGTCAACGCGGCGGGCCTGGTCAAGCAGCGCCCCGACGCCTCGGACACGCTGGCCTGCTTGGAGGCCAATGCGGTCTTCCCGCACAGGCTGGCCCGGCTCTGCCAGCAGGCCAAGGCCCGGCTCATCCATTTCAGCACGGACTGCGTGTTCTCCGGCGGCTCCGGACCCATCCCGGACGACGCCCCGCACGACGCCCGCGACGTCTACGGGCGCACCAAGTCCCTCGGTGAGGTGACCGGGCCTGGGTGCCTGACCCTGCGCACGTCCATGATCGGCCTGGAGATCGAAAACCGGCGCGGCCTGGTGGAGTGGTTCCTGGCCCAGCGCGGCGTGGTGCGCGGGTACACCAGGGCGTTCTTCTCGGGCCTCACCACCCTGGAGCTGTCGCGGGTGGTGGAGATGCTCCTCGACGCGCCCGGCGAACTCCACGGCGCCTACAATCTGAGCGCCGCGCCCATCAGCAAGCATGCCCTGCTGGCCCGGCTCGGCGAACTGGCCGGACATCCGGCCATCCTGGTGGAAGACGACTCCCTGGCCGTGGACCGCTCCCTGGACTCGTCGCGGTTCCAGAGGGATTTCGGATACGCTCCCCCGTCCTGGGAGGAGATGCTCCTTGAGTTGGCACAACAGATAAGGACCCATCATCATGTTCTTTGAAGGCAAGACCGTTCTGGTCACCGGCGGCACCGGCTCCATGGGCTCCACCCTGGTCAAGCGCATCCTCGGCGGCGAACGCGGCTGTCCGCGCAAGCTCATCGTGTTCTCGCGCGACGAGGCCAAGCAGCACGACATGCGCATGAACTACCTGAACCGCACCGTGGGCACGGACGAGACCATCTACTCGAACTTCGCCCGGGTGCTGGAATTCCGCATCGGCGACGTGCGCGACTACGGCGACGTCTGCTCGGCGGTGCGCGACGCGGACATCGTGATAAGCGCCGCCGCGCTCAAGCAGGTGCCAACCTGTGAATATTTCCCGGAGCAGGCCGTGCTCACCAACTGCACGGGGGCGGCCAACATCGTCCGGGCCATCCGCGACAACGGCTACCCGGTGCAGACGGTCATGGGCATCTCCACGGACAAGGCCGCCAAGCCCGTAAACGTGATGGGCATGACCAAGGCCATCCAGGAGCGCATCTTCACTACGGCCAACATCGTGGCCCCGTCCTGCCGGTTCGTGTGCGTGCGCTACGGCAACGTGCTGGCCTCGCGCGGGTCGGTGATCCCGCTGTTCCTCAAGCAGATCGAATGCGGCGGGCCGCTGACCCTCACCAGCCCGGACATGACGCGCTTCCTGCTGTCGCTGGACGCCGCCGTGGACACCGTGTTCGCCGCCTTCGAGCGGGCCTTGCCCGGCGAGATCTTCGTGCCCAAGATCCCTTCGGCCAACATCAAGGTGCTGGTCGAAGAACTGCTGGCCGGACGCGACCTGAAGATCCAGGTCACCGGCATCCGCCCCGGTGAGAAGATCCACGAGATCCTCGTCTCCGAGGAGGAAGGCCCGCGCACCGTGGACCTGGGCGACTACTACGCCATGGGTCCCATGCTCCCCGAGCTCGCCCCGGAACGTCCCGGACTCGAGCGCCTGGGCGGCGAGTACAACTCGCGCGACGCCGTCATGGACAGGGCGGACACCAGGGCCTTCCTCGCGGCCAACGGGTTCGCCTGGAAAGGCTGAGAGGAGCTCCCGTGAAGATCATGACCATCCTGGGCACCAGGCCGGAGATCATCCGCCTGAGCCGCCTGATACCCACCCTGGACGGACTTTGCGACCACGTCCTGGTGCACACCGGGCAGAACCACGACGCCAGGCTCTCGGACATCTTTTTCCAGGAGCTTGGCGTGCGCCCTCCCGATCACCATCTGGGCATCGCGGGGAGCACTCCGGGCGAGCGCATCGGCCAGATCATCGCCGGATGCGAACGGCTGTTTCTGGAGGAGCGCCCGGACAGGCTGCTCATCCTGGGCGACACGGACAGCGGGCTGTCCGCACTGCCCGCCAAGCGCCTGGGAATCCCGGTTTACCACATGGAGGCGGGCAACCGCTGCCACGACGACCGCGTGCCCGAAGAGGTGAACCGGCGGGTGATCGACCACGTGAGCGACATGCTGCTGCCCTACACCGAAGGCAGCCGCAGAAACCTGCTGCGAGAAGGCGTCCACCCCGCGCGGGTCCTGGTCACGGGGAACCCCATCCGCGAGGTGCTGGAGCACTACATGGACAAGGCCCAGGAGTCGCATGCCGTGGAGGACCTGGGGCTCACCTCCGGGGGCTACGTGCTGGTCACCGCGCACCGGGCCGAAAACGTGGATGTGCCGGAGCGGCTCTCAAGCCTCGCCCAGGCCCTGGACGCGGTGCAGCGCGAGCTGGGCCTGCCGGTGCTGGTGAGCACCCATCCGCGCACGGCGGCCATGCTCACGCGCCACGGCGTCGCCCTGGACAATCCCAGCGTGCGCTTCCTTGAGCCCTTCGGCTTTTTCGATTTCATCAGCCTCCAGTCCCAGGCCGCGCTGGTGCTCACGGACAGCGGCACGGTGCAGGAGGAGTGCTGCCTGCTGGGCGTGCCCGCCGTCACCCTGCGCGACACCACCGAGCGCCCCGAGACCCTGGAATGCGGGAGCAACGTCCTCTCGGGCGTGGAACCCGGCAAGGTGCTGGCCTGCGTCCGGGCGGCCATGACCCTGAACCGGGAATGGCAGCCGCCTGCCGAATACCTGTCGCAAAACGTCAGCTCGGTCGTGGCCCGCATCATCCTGGGCATGCCCCCGGCAGCCGGAGGCGCAGCATGAGCCGCACCCCGCACTTTTCCATCATGGTGCCCACCTACAATCAGGCGGGCTATCTGGTAGCGGCGCTAAACAGCCTGATCGCCCAGAACGACCCGGACTGGGAGGCCGTGGTGGTGGACGACGGCTCCACCGACGACACCCCCCAGGTGCTGGAGGCCTGCCAGTTCAAGGACCCGCGCATCCGGGCCATCCGGCAGGAGAACGGCGGCACCGCCGCCGCCCTGAACACCGCCCTGGCGAACTGCCGGGGAACCTGGGTGGGCTGGCTCTCCTCCGACGACCTCTTCGAGCCGGACAAGCTCGCGATCCACCGCCAAGCCATGGCCGAGCATCCCGACATCCGCTTCTTCCACACCCACTTCTACCATCTGGAGGAAGACACCGGCATGAAGACCGCCCCGGAGCACTGGCGGCCCATCCCGGAGCCGGGCCTCCAGGTGGCGCGGTTCTTCTCCGGAAACTACGTCTCGGGCATCACCATCTGCGTGGAGCGCCAGGCCATGCTGGCCGCCGCACCCTTCCGCGCAGACCTGCGCCACGCCCAGGACTTCGGCCTGTGGGTGGCGCTGTCCCAGGCGCACCGCTCGCACTTCATCGACCGGCGCACGGCCGTCATGCGCTGGCACGCCTCCCAGACCACCAACGCCTTCCCTGTGGCCGGGCTCTACGACTCGGCCTGGGCCTTGATCGACTTCCTGAACGCGAACCGGTTCGAGGCGCTGTTCCCGGCCCTGGACCTTCTCGACCCGACGCAGGCCCGGACCGCAGTCGACGAGACCCTGGCCATATGCCTGAGTCCGGCCTCGTTTCTCTACCAGCTGGGCTACACCCCGGCCATGATGGAGCGGCTTCTGGAGTGGATGCAGGCCCCGGAAGGCGGAGCCTCCAGGGAGCAGGCGCGCGCCCAAATCAACGAGGCCGTGGGGACCCGCGCCTTCGAGGACGCCCCGGACCAGGTGAAGGCCATCTTCCGCCGGGTCCTGGCCCACGAAGGGGCCTTCGCCTATGCCCCGCACTCCGTGGTGGACTTCATCCGCCGCACCATCGCCTCGCCCGTCACCGACGCCAGGAAGCGGCGCAATCTGGTCCGCTACCTGGACAAGAAAAAGGGCGAATGGAAAAGCCTCTAACCACCACGCATGTCAGCGAAGAAATTCAGGAGCAAGGGCGCATGGAACAGTCTCTGAAAAGCAACGTCGAGATGTGGAAGATCCTTCAGGAGCGCGACTATTTCGCCACCCACCCCTGCTATCGGCAGGAAGACGGGTCCCTGCTCACGAAAGCCTCCGACGACCAGATCATCGAGCGCTTCATGGACCTTGCGGCCAAGAAGCGCGTGGCGGTGATCGGCTGCGGCTACGGGCGCGACGTGGCGGTGATCGCCCCCAAGGTCGGGCACGTCTGGGGCATCGACGTAAGCGAGCTCATCCTGGGCAAGGCCGTGGCCTACCTGCGCGAGCGCGGCTGCGACAACTTCACCCCCGTGCTGGCCGAGCGCTGGAAGGAGGACCTGCCGGGCGGGCTGGATCTGGTGTACAGCTGCATCGTCTTCCAGCACCTCACCCGCGAACTGGTGCGCGACTACATCCTGAACATTCCCGGAAAGCTCGCCCCGCACGGCGAGGTGCTCTGCCAGTTCGCGGACATGGAGTACGGCACCCGCGACGCCGGGCTCGAACACCCTCACGAACCCAGCGTGCGCTGGAACCGCCAGGACATCGAAGCGCTCGTGGCCGAGTCGGGACTCAATCTGTACGCCCTGGAGCGCCAGCCCATCGAGGGCCACGGCGACTGGTGGTGGGCTCATTTCGGCCCTGCTGCGCGCTAGTGTCTCGTTGTAGAAAAACATGAACATGTTTTTCTACAACAAAACAACTGGTTCTCTTGGGTCGAATTCATACGGCGTATGAACGTATTTTGCGAACGCCACACAAGAAAGACGGACGAAGCAGGCCTGCCCCCATGCGCATCGTTCATGTGAACACCCAGGACGTGGCGGGAGGCGCGGCCAAGGTTGCCCGCCTGCTGGCCCTGCGCGAGCGCGAGGCCGGCCACGACGCCGTGCTGCTGGTGGCCAGGCGGCACGGGCGCGGGGCCTTCGTCTCGCGCTTCGACCCGGCCCCGGACCCGCTGCTGCGTCCTTTCGCCGAGGAGTGCGGCCTCCAGTACCTGCACTTCCAGGGCTGCTTCGGCCTGCCGGAGCGCGAGCCCATGGCCTCGGCGGACTTGGTCCACCTGCACAACCTGCACTACGACTTCTTCAACCCCCTGGCCCTGGCCGCCATCTCGCGGGCCAAACCCTGCCTGTGGACCCTGCACGACCTGCACCCGCTCACCGGCTTCTGCAACTATCCCGTGGACTGCGCAGGCTGGCTCTCAGGCTGCACGGACTGCGAACGAGCCCGCATGAACGCCCCGGACCCTCAATGCGACGGGAGCCTGGTCACCCCGGCCAGACGCCGGGGCACGGCGCTGACCCATCGGGCCAAGGCCCTGGTCTACGCGCACTCCCGGCTGACCCTGGCCTGCCCGTCCCGGTGGGTGAAGGAGCAGGTGGAGCGCTCCATCCTGGCCGGGCATCCGGCCCAGGTCATCCCCAACGGCATCGAGACGGACGTGTTCGTCCCCGGAGACCGTGCTGCCGCGCGCCGCGAACTGGGCATTCCGCAGGACGTCCCGGTGGTGGGGGCCGTGGCCGCTTACGGCGTGTTCGACAATCCCATCAAGGGCGGCCCGCTGATCCTGGAGGCCATGCGGCGGGTGTGGAACGAGCGCCCGGAGACCATTTTCCTGAACGTGGGCGGCTTCGGCCACGGGCCGGATGCGCGCGTGGTCAACCTGCCCTTCGTGGAGAACCCGGCGACCCTGGCCAGGGCCTACGCGGCCATGGACGTGTTCACCCACGCCTCCCTGGCCGAGACCTTCTGCCTGGTGGCCGCCGAGGCCATGTCCTGCGGCGTCCCCGTGGCCGCTCAGGAGCTCGGGCCGCTGCCCGAGGTGGTCCGCCAGGGACGCGACGGCCTGCTCTCCCCGCCGGGCGACGCCCCCGCCCTGGCTGCGAACATCACGCGGCTTTTGGGCGACGCGCCCCTGCGCCTAAGCCTGGGCCAGAGCGGTCGGAAGCGCGCCCTGGAGGAGTTCGGGCTGGACCTCATGGTGCGGCGCTACATCGAGCTTTCCCGGCAGGTGATCGAAGAGCGGCGCGGCTTACCCGGCATCGTGGCTCCTCTGCCGCCCGCCGGACTGCCCGCCCTGGCCAGGACATCCGCCCTCCTGAAGGCCGAGGGGATTTCAGACAAGGCCCGCACCAGCCAGGAGCTCGTCCGGGACTTCGTTCAAGAACAACCCGAGGAGCTCAGGCCACATTTCGAGGCCGTGGCGCAAAAATCCCGCGACATCGCGCGGGTGTTCGAGCTTCGGGGTCTGGGACGGCTGGAAGACTCCCTGGCCGTGATCGACTCGCTGAACGCCGCGTGGCCGCAGGACACGGCCCTGTGGCGCACCCGTGGGGTCACGCTCGGCCTCATGGGACGCCGGGACGAGGCCATGGAGGCTTTCCGGGTCTGCCTGGAGGCGCACCCGCCCCAGTCCGACGCGCTCCTGAACGTCTGCGACATGTGGCGCGCCGCCGGGGACCAGGCCAAAGCCCTTGAGGCCCTGGATGCTTTTGCCGCCGTGGACCCGTATCTGCGCGGCTTCAACTGGCGGAAGGGGCTTCTGCTCCAGGACGCAGGAGACCACCGGGGCGCGGCGCGGGCCTTCCTGCGCGAGCTGCGGCTCCACGGTTCGCCCGAAGCGCGCGGCCCGCTGGCCCACAGCCTGGAGGCCCTGGGGAAGCCGCTGCTGGCGCAGTGCCTGGGCCAGGACCCGGCGTGACCCGCACGATCCGCTTATCAGGCCTGCCCGTGAAACCAAACCGGTCGGCGAGCGACTGCCGCCCCGAAAAACGCCCCTGGTCATGGCCCAATCCGCGCCCCTGGCCTTTGGGCATGGGAATTGCTAGTCTTTGCGCATTCCAGGGGGAGGTCGTATGATACCGCTTTACCAGATGAAGATCATCCAGATCGACATCACCAACGCCTGCGTGAACAAGTGCTCCAACTGCACCCGGCTCATCGGCCATCACCGCAAGCCCTTTTTCATGGAGTTCGACTTCTTCAAGAAGGCCGTGGACTCCCTGGTGGATTTCCCCGGCATGGTGGGCACCATCGGCGGCGAGCCCCTGCTGCACCCGGAATTCGAGAAGTTCGCCCGCTACCTGGAGCGTCAGATTCCCGACAAGAAGCGCCGGGGATTGTGGTCCACCATCCCCGAGCAGTTCAGCGCCAGATATGGCGAGCTCATCAAGCAAGTGTACGGCAACCTCTTCCTGAACGACCACACCATCGACGCCATCCTGCACCAGCCCGTGCTGGTGGCCGCCCAGGAAGCCGTGCCCGATCCGGCCAAGATGTGGAGCCTCATCGACAACTGCTGGGTGCAGACCTACTGGTCCGCCACCATCACCCCTAAGGGGGCCTTCTTTTGCGAGGTGGCCGGAGCCCTGGACATGCTCTTCGACGGCCCCGGCGGCTGGCCCGTCGAGCCGGGCTGGTGGAAGCGCGAGCCGGGCGAATTCGGCGAACAGAAGGAGCGCTGGTGCCCGCGTTGCGGCTGCGCCGTGCCCCTGCCCAGGCGCAAGTCCACCCAGGAGGTGGACGACGTGAGCGCGGGCAACCTCGCGGAGCTGACCCGCATCGCCTCCCCCAAGGTGAAGAAGAACCGGGTGGAGGTGTTCGACGGCAAGTCCATGCCCGAGGACTGGAACCCGCACCCCAACTGGTACATGTCCGAGGTGGAGGAAGAGGCCCAGTACCGCAAGCGCATCGCCGACCGCCTGAGCGGGACGGACCCCGCCTGCCCCGATGACGGGCAGGAATGCGCCTAGGCCGCGTTTTCACGATTTGACGGCCAGAGTCCGGCCCGGACCAAACAGATTTTTGCAAAGGATCGACGCATGCCTGCAAACGGCAAGGGATTTTCCACCACCACCCGGCGCGTTCTCACCCGCAGGGGCGTCCTGTGGCTCGGCCAGACCTGCAACCTGCGCTGCCACTTCTGCTATTTCCAGAACCGGATAAGCTCCGCCGAGCACCCGGACCACCCCTTCATGAGCCTCGACAAAGCCAAGGGCATCTGCTCCACCCTGCGCGGCCACTATGGCAACACGGCCATCGACATCCAGGGCGGCGAGCCCACCATCCACCCGGACATCAACGCCCTGGTGGCCCACTGCCGCGAGATCGGCCTTCTGCCCACGCTCATCACCAACGCCCTGGTGCTGGACAAGCGCGAGCGCTGCCAGGCCCTCGTGGACGCGGGGCTTCGCGACCTTCTGGTCTCGGTGCACGGCCTGCGCGAGGACTACGACCGCGCCGTGGGCCTGCCCGGAGGCCACGTCCGCCAGATGAAGGCCCTGGACAACCTGGTGGCCCTGGGTATCCCCTTCCGCTTCAATTGCGTGCTGGCCAAGTCCGTGCTGGGCCATCTCGCGGAGATCTCGCGGCTGGCCGTGGAAACCGGGGCCAGAGTCGTGAACTTCATCGCCTTCAACCCGTTTGAGGACCAGCAGAAAAACGCCCGCTCCGGCGCGGACGTGCCCCGCTACACCGACGTGCGCGGCCCCCTGGTGGAGGCGCTGGACTACCTGGAACTGCACGGCGTGGAGGCCAACGTGCGCTACCTGCCCCTGTGCCAGGTTCCCGAGCGCCATCGCAAGAGCTTCTACAACTTCCAGCAGCTCCCCTACGACCTGCACGAGTGGGACTACGCCTCCTGGTCCTGGACCGGGCGCAACCCGCAGCGCAGGCGTGACGGCGACCTGGAAGAGCCCGTGTCCCTGCGGTGGGCCAACTCGCGCTCCAAGATGTTCGGCTACGAGGGCTACCTTGAGGCCCCCTCGGTGAGCCCGGAGGACGAATACCGCCACAGCGCGTATATCCGCGCCCGCGAGCATTGCGGCTACAAGTTCGCCCCGGCCTGCGAAGCCTGCGGCCTGAAGGGAATCTGCGACGGCTTCCACGGCGACTACGCCTCCCTGCACGGCGCGGACGAAGCCCGGACGCAGGACATTCCCCTGGTGGAAGACCCGAAGTTCTACATCTCCCGTCAGGTGAAGATCGTGGAAGATGAAGACGCCGACTGGGCTGGCTGAAACCCGATCCCGGCCAACTGAACGGAGACCAAGACATCATGCCCAGCTACCGGCAAATCCTCGACGCGCCCTGCATCCTGCACCAGGACGAGAAGACGCTCCTCGGCCTGTGCGCGGCCATGCTCACCCCCGGTTCCACCATCGTGGAGGTGGGCACCTACACGGGCGGCTCGGCCCGGATACTCCAGGCGGCCTGCAAAGGGACCTGCGCCCTGCACAGCATCGACATCGCCGACCATGTGAATCCGCGCATCGTCTCCAAGGATAGCTTCCAGCATTTCCTGGGCGATTCGCGAGCCTTCGCTGACTGTTTCCAGGGACGCATCGACCTGGCCTTCATCGACGGTGACCACTCTTTCCAGGGCGCGCTCACGGATTACGAAAACCTCCGCCCGCTGCTTGCCCCGCAGGCGGTGGTGCTCTTCCACGACGTGGACTTCGATCACATCGGGGTCAAGGTGTTCTGCGACACCCTGGTGCGCACCGGCTGCCTGCGCGACGTGGTCCAGGCGTCCCGGATGCTGGCCGGAACCCACGTTCCCGCTGCGCCCATGCCCACGGCCGCCGACTACGCCGAAACCATCCGCCTCCAGGCGCTGACCTACGCCGCCGAACAGTACCAGGGCGTCTGCCGGTGCGAGGAAAGCCAGGCCTCCCGCCCTGTTTTCCCGCTCCCCCAGGACAGGTCCCGCATCCGCTTCATCGGGCGCGGCTGCCTCGGCTGGCTGGTGAGCCGCCTGTTCGACCTGGAGTGGGCGTCTTTCATCGATTCCTGGCAGGCCGATGACCCCGATTGCAGTTACTACGTGTGCAGCTACTCCAAGGGAGCCATCGAAGGCACCCTCATACACCAGAAGGGTATCTCCCCCTCCCGGATCATCTTCGTGAGCCCCGTTCAGGCGTCCTTGGCCATCCTGGACGACCTGCTGCTGGCAGGCGGCGTGAAAACTGCCAAAACGGCCACCTCGGAGATGGAGCAGGCCATAGTCCCCTCGGCGTTCATGGCTCTGCCCCCGGACATGCTCCAGCGTCTGCACGCCTCCGGCTACCTCCACCAGTTCTTCACCTCTTTCTTCTTCAAGGGCTGACATGACCCCTGCCGCCACCATACCGCTCACGCCCGCCCTGGCCGATTCGCGCCTGGACCGGGCTGGAATAGAAAAGCCCCTGGTGTCCGTCATCGTCACCAGCTTCAACTACGCCCCCTACGTGCTGGACTGCCTGCGCTCGGTGGCCCGCCAGGCCTACCCCCACTGGGAGTGCATCGTGGTGGATGACTGCTCCACGGACGACAGCCCCGCCCTCATCCAGGCCTTCGTGGACTCGCCCGAAGCCGGTGGGCGCTTCGCCTTTGCGCGCCACGAGGCCAACGGCGGCCAGATGGAGGGGTTCAAGACCGGGCTGGCCCAGGCCAAGGGCGTGTTCGCGGTGCTTCTGGACGCCGACGACGTGCTGCTGGAGGACTTCCTGGAGGTGCACCTGCACACCCACCTGGGCAGGTTGCCCGTGGCCTTCACCAGCTCCAACCAGTACCAGATAGACGGCCTGGGGCGCATCGTGTCAGGCGAGCACCTGGACCACCACTCCAAGGGCGCCTACCGATACGTTCGCAAGACCACCTTCCAGCGCGGCTTCTGGATCTGGGCCACGGCCAGCTCCATGATGTTCCGGGTGGAGACCCTGCGGCTCATCCTGGAGAACCAGCCGCGCTCGTTCCGCATCTGCGCGGACTACTACATCGCGCACTTCGCCAACCTGATCGGCTATTCGCTGCTCATCCCCACCATCCACGGTTGCTACCGCCGCCACGGGGAGAACAATTTCGGCTCCAACCCGGTGCTGGGGGCCATCAACTCCGTGGGCTGCATGACCAAGCACCCCCCGCACGCCGAGTTCCGCCAGGCCATCATCGACCACATGCTGGGCAACAAGGCGCGCTTCAAGCCCATCCTTGGACGAAAGGACTTCGTGACCATGCTCTTCCGGGTGGGAACCTGGGAGGAGATACGCGAGGCGGCCCGCAAGCACCCCGACGTGCTGCCCGGACCGGAATGGAAGCTGCGGCTGCGCTACTGGCTTTTCAGGCTCTCGCGCCTGAAGCTGAACAGGACCCCCTGGCCGCAGAGGCTGGAGGCGGTCGATCCGTCCTGATGTTCGAAGGCCCGGAAAGGCGCGTTCGCGTCATTCCGGGCCGTTTTCGCTAATCGCCCGGCGCGATGATGGTTTCGCTACCACCCACGCTGTCCACCACGAAAACCGGCTCGTCGCCCTGCCAGGGGGGGTTCGACTTCCCAGTCATCTCCTCGATGTCCACGCGCACCACGCAGGTGACCGCCAGGACCTTCTCGTCGTATTTGCCGGTGGGGCCGCCCAGGTGTCCCATGATGAGGTCCAGTCCGCGCTGCTTCTCCGCCGGGTCCTCCACGACCACGGCGCGCCCCGTGCCCACCACGGACTTGAAGTGCGCGGTGTAGTCGCAGGCCTTGGTCTGGCGCACCAGCGAGTAGGACACCACCGCGTCGAAGCTCACCCGGTCGCAGGCGCGCAGGCAGTCGGCCTTTTTCCCCTTGTGGGAGCTGTGGAAATACAGCGCGCGGTTCTCGTACCCGAAGCTCACCGGCACCACGTACGGCGACGCGCCGTCCCACATGGCCAGATGCACGTACTCGGCCCGTCGCAACAGGGCCTCCACCAGTTTGAAATCCTTTATCTCGCGGTCGGACTTACGCACAAAAACGCTCCTTGCGATTATTCTTTCAGCCCCGATTGATACTCAGATATCGCGCGCCATGTTGTCCAGAAGGCGGGTCAGCATGGCCTCCAGACCCTCCAGGTGCTTGAGCCCCGCCCTCATCTCTTCCGGGGTCTGCACAAACTGCCCCTCGACCAGGTCGGCGGCCCCGTGTTCGATCAGCTGCTCCATGCTCTGGGCCGTGGTCTCGAAATGAAACTGCAACCCCACCAGCTTCGCGCCCACGGCGAAGGCCTGCTGCGCGCAGGCGTCGCTCTCTGCCAGCAGCGAGGCCCCGCGCGGCACGGAGAAGGTCTCGCCGTGCCAGTGAAAGGCCGTGAACTCCTTCGGGATGCCCGCAAACGCCGGGTTGGCCGCGCCCCAGGGCGTCAGCCGCACCGGATGCCAGCCTATCTCGCGCTGGTTGTTGCTGCCCACCTGCCCGCCCAGAATCT
Coding sequences within:
- a CDS encoding glycosyltransferase, with translation MRIVHVNTQDVAGGAAKVARLLALREREAGHDAVLLVARRHGRGAFVSRFDPAPDPLLRPFAEECGLQYLHFQGCFGLPEREPMASADLVHLHNLHYDFFNPLALAAISRAKPCLWTLHDLHPLTGFCNYPVDCAGWLSGCTDCERARMNAPDPQCDGSLVTPARRRGTALTHRAKALVYAHSRLTLACPSRWVKEQVERSILAGHPAQVIPNGIETDVFVPGDRAAARRELGIPQDVPVVGAVAAYGVFDNPIKGGPLILEAMRRVWNERPETIFLNVGGFGHGPDARVVNLPFVENPATLARAYAAMDVFTHASLAETFCLVAAEAMSCGVPVAAQELGPLPEVVRQGRDGLLSPPGDAPALAANITRLLGDAPLRLSLGQSGRKRALEEFGLDLMVRRYIELSRQVIEERRGLPGIVAPLPPAGLPALARTSALLKAEGISDKARTSQELVRDFVQEQPEELRPHFEAVAQKSRDIARVFELRGLGRLEDSLAVIDSLNAAWPQDTALWRTRGVTLGLMGRRDEAMEAFRVCLEAHPPQSDALLNVCDMWRAAGDQAKALEALDAFAAVDPYLRGFNWRKGLLLQDAGDHRGAARAFLRELRLHGSPEARGPLAHSLEALGKPLLAQCLGQDPA
- a CDS encoding radical SAM protein; its protein translation is MIPLYQMKIIQIDITNACVNKCSNCTRLIGHHRKPFFMEFDFFKKAVDSLVDFPGMVGTIGGEPLLHPEFEKFARYLERQIPDKKRRGLWSTIPEQFSARYGELIKQVYGNLFLNDHTIDAILHQPVLVAAQEAVPDPAKMWSLIDNCWVQTYWSATITPKGAFFCEVAGALDMLFDGPGGWPVEPGWWKREPGEFGEQKERWCPRCGCAVPLPRRKSTQEVDDVSAGNLAELTRIASPKVKKNRVEVFDGKSMPEDWNPHPNWYMSEVEEEAQYRKRIADRLSGTDPACPDDGQECA
- a CDS encoding radical SAM protein is translated as MPANGKGFSTTTRRVLTRRGVLWLGQTCNLRCHFCYFQNRISSAEHPDHPFMSLDKAKGICSTLRGHYGNTAIDIQGGEPTIHPDINALVAHCREIGLLPTLITNALVLDKRERCQALVDAGLRDLLVSVHGLREDYDRAVGLPGGHVRQMKALDNLVALGIPFRFNCVLAKSVLGHLAEISRLAVETGARVVNFIAFNPFEDQQKNARSGADVPRYTDVRGPLVEALDYLELHGVEANVRYLPLCQVPERHRKSFYNFQQLPYDLHEWDYASWSWTGRNPQRRRDGDLEEPVSLRWANSRSKMFGYEGYLEAPSVSPEDEYRHSAYIRAREHCGYKFAPACEACGLKGICDGFHGDYASLHGADEARTQDIPLVEDPKFYISRQVKIVEDEDADWAG
- a CDS encoding class I SAM-dependent methyltransferase → MPSYRQILDAPCILHQDEKTLLGLCAAMLTPGSTIVEVGTYTGGSARILQAACKGTCALHSIDIADHVNPRIVSKDSFQHFLGDSRAFADCFQGRIDLAFIDGDHSFQGALTDYENLRPLLAPQAVVLFHDVDFDHIGVKVFCDTLVRTGCLRDVVQASRMLAGTHVPAAPMPTAADYAETIRLQALTYAAEQYQGVCRCEESQASRPVFPLPQDRSRIRFIGRGCLGWLVSRLFDLEWASFIDSWQADDPDCSYYVCSYSKGAIEGTLIHQKGISPSRIIFVSPVQASLAILDDLLLAGGVKTAKTATSEMEQAIVPSAFMALPPDMLQRLHASGYLHQFFTSFFFKG
- a CDS encoding glycosyltransferase family 2 protein; amino-acid sequence: MTPAATIPLTPALADSRLDRAGIEKPLVSVIVTSFNYAPYVLDCLRSVARQAYPHWECIVVDDCSTDDSPALIQAFVDSPEAGGRFAFARHEANGGQMEGFKTGLAQAKGVFAVLLDADDVLLEDFLEVHLHTHLGRLPVAFTSSNQYQIDGLGRIVSGEHLDHHSKGAYRYVRKTTFQRGFWIWATASSMMFRVETLRLILENQPRSFRICADYYIAHFANLIGYSLLIPTIHGCYRRHGENNFGSNPVLGAINSVGCMTKHPPHAEFRQAIIDHMLGNKARFKPILGRKDFVTMLFRVGTWEEIREAARKHPDVLPGPEWKLRLRYWLFRLSRLKLNRTPWPQRLEAVDPS